From the genome of Aspergillus chevalieri M1 DNA, chromosome 8, nearly complete sequence, one region includes:
- a CDS encoding uncharacterized protein (COG:S;~EggNog:ENOG410PXAF), producing the protein MEPPSSRQSRMAIDSILNPSRSSSDSVSCTPPVSPAYYNYSSEGYYPSHRHSHHHQRQYPYQHPYPESTKASFSFSQIPINSTESSPSPYCRDRYDSVSSSSSLTAPTTSSVASRASTSSTATTASTGLEMGDRRRPPRPKYEEEEMYFIWYHRVDLCQEWKEVRECFNRQFPNRQRSGFQGIQCKFYRFIRDKKCPTLREQRRMRDGEFLQGPSSPQHSSSGSEGMGPPKFGVVEWVGVWYPWMRENQEQVRMRKISR; encoded by the coding sequence ATGGAACCTCCTTCGTCACGCCAGAGCCGAATGGCTATCGACTCTATCCTCAATCCTTCAAGGTCATCATCGGACTCCGTATCTTGTACACCACCTGTCTCTCCAGCATACTATAACTACTCTTCAGAAGGCTACTATCCTTCTCATCGTCATTCACATCATCACCAACGCCAATACCCATACCAACACCCCTACCCGGAGAGCACAAAAGcatccttctctttctctcaaATACCGATCAACTCGACAGAATCCTCTCCCAGCCCCTACTGCAGAGACCGCTACGACTCCGTCTCCAGCAGCTCCAGTCTTACCGCACCAACGACCTCCTCAGTGGCCTCAAGAGcctccacctcctccacagcaacaacagcatcaACAGGCTTGGAAATGGGCGACCGCCGCCGCCCACCACGGCCCAAgtacgaagaagaagaaatgtaCTTCATCTGGTACCACCGCGTCGATCTCTGCCAGGAGTGGAAGGAAGTCCGTGAGTGCTTCAACCGGCAGTTCCCCAACCGCCAGCGCAGCGgcttccagggcatccagTGCAAGTTCTACCGCTTCATCAGGGACAAGAAGTGTCCTACTCTACGAGAACAGAGAAGGATGCGCGATGGGGAGTTTTTGCAGGGGCCGTCGAGTCCCCAGCATAGCTCTTCTGGGTCAGAGGGGATGGGACCGCCGAAATTTGGGGTTGTTGAGTGGGTGGGAGTGTGGTATCCGTGGATGAGGGAGAATCAAGAGCAGGTtaggatgaggaagatatcgcGTTGA
- a CDS encoding Iwr1 domain-containing protein (COG:S;~EggNog:ENOG410PSR4;~InterPro:IPR040150,IPR013883;~PFAM:PF08574;~go_process: GO:0006606 - protein import into nucleus [Evidence IEA]), whose protein sequence is MSLPPEQINIKRRREEEPVETLYIQSELHQTKRRFTDFVFQRVTISGKDGSRVGGDGDGDQDSGSSSPAIPPPGRVLKTPRSVSSLKVAKGPGGNPFAGLGIGCGNGAAGSAGGAGGVPLVRATSPGAELKEERRLAAARREKEEKVKRALHSSAPEHVPAAGPGFGAAPVPVKAESESPAAASRSRSGRASPASAVSSSEKGGKTGVSASVRRFQISRSVDLRRSVDGGIQKRKGQSGDAVAVLVEKLRGKSHSRKASMVVDHLSQAGDGVKAAAAAAVEEPARPRKRPVVNQAEKKWREERKNAISAAKQNISHVMDKGEDESERLAKQFEQIALELDGDGDSAVRDTEMNIAPAPKSYPTQPKPPLKYQPRTPTKSLPAETKTPSKSPTEHKTGEAIETDSDSDEDYVYDVYIRKPLPEAGLFSNPLTNLETDQDSWFRQNGIDTTRQDIGVIVITQEDEGYWENFVESDDDEEQWDDEDADSNAENNPANDYPDEELSWDDEDDDPSAVYGRYRHHAVSDDEEFDFDDSASEGYGASSRRYGRFGYTQEYSDDEDGY, encoded by the exons ATGTCCCTCCCCCCAGAACAAATAAACATCAAACGCCGCCGCGAAGAAGAACCAGTGGAAACACTCT ATATCCAATCTGAACTCCACCAGACAAAACGCCGCTTCACAGACTTCGTCTTCCAACGAGTTACCATCAGTGGCAAAGATGGGTCTCGTGTTGGcggcgacggcgacggcGACCAGGATTCGGGTAGTTCCTCGCCAGCTATCCCCCCGCCTGGACGGGTGCTGAAGACACCCAGGTCGGTGAGTAGTTTGAAAGTCGCGAAGGGGCCAGGGGGGAATCCCTTTGCTGGTCTGGGTATTGGGTGTGGGAATGGCGCTGCTGGtagtgctggtggtgctggtggggTGCCGTTGGTACGGGCTACGTCGCCGGGTGCAGAGCTTAAAGAGGAGAGGCGTCTTGCGGCGgcgaggagggagaaggaggagaaggttaAGAGGGCGTTGCATTCGTCTGCTCCTGAACATGTACCCGCGGCTGGTCCTGGGTTTGGGGCTGCGCCTGTACCGGTCAAAGCTGAATCCGAATCTCCTGCGGCTGCAAGTCGGAGTAGGAGTGGGCGTGCTAGTCCGGCATCCGCTGTTTCTTCATCTGAAAAGGGAGGGAAGACGGGTGTATCCGCGTCAGTACGCCGCTTCCAAATCTCGCGGTCCGTGGATCTCCGTCGGAGTGTGGATGGAGGCATCCAGAAGCGAAAGGGGCAATCGGGAGATGCTGTGGCAGTTCTTGTTGAAAAGTTAAGAGGAAAGTCGCATTCGCGAAAGGCGTCGATGGTTGTGGATCATTTATCGCAGGCGGGCGATGGTGtgaaggctgctgctgccgctgcggTAGAGGAGCCCGCACGGCCTAGGAAACGGCCAGTCGTGAACCAGGCTGAGAAGAAGTGgcgggaggagaggaagaatgCGATTTCCGCTGCGAAACAAAACATCTCGCACGTAATGGATAAAGGAGAGGATGAATCGGAGCGACTGGCAAAGCAGTTTGAACAGATTGCTCTGGAGctggatggtgatggtgacAGTGCAGTCAGGGATACAGAAATGAACATAGCACCCGCACCAAAATCATATCCAACACAACCAAAGCCACCACTCAAATACCAACCCCGAACACCAACAAAATCTCTTCCAGCAGAGACCAAAACTCCCTCCAAATCACCTACCGAACACAAAACCGGCGAAGCAATCGAAACCGACTCAGACAGCGACGAAGACTACGTCTACGACGTTTACATCCGCAAACCCCTCCCAGAAGCCGGACTCTTCTCCAACCCCCTTACGAACCTCGAAACCGACCAAGACTCATGGTTCCGCCAGAATGGCATCGACACGACACGCCAGGACATTGGtgtcatcgtcatcacgCAGGAAGATGAGGGATATTGGGAGAACTTTGTCgagagtgatgatgatgaggagcagtgggatgatgaagatgctgATTCGAATG CGGAAAATAACCCCGCAAACGATTACCCTGACGAAGAACTCTCCTgggacgacgaggatgatgaccCGTCAGCTGTGTATGGGAGATACCGCCATCATGCGGTTTCTGACGACGAGGAGTTTGATTTCGATGATTCTGCGAGTGAGGGGTATGGTGCGAGTAGCAGGAGGTATGGACGGTTCGGGTATACGCAGGAGTActcggatgatgaggatgggtaTTAG
- a CDS encoding putative differentiation regulator (Nrd1) (BUSCO:EOG09261ZFN;~COG:A;~EggNog:ENOG410PGH9;~InterPro:IPR034195,IPR000504,IPR035979,IPR012677, IPR039171,IPR018835;~PFAM:PF10378,PF00076;~go_function: GO:0003676 - nucleic acid binding [Evidence IEA];~go_function: GO:0003723 - RNA binding [Evidence IEA]), which translates to DLTDRHSRRANIPTFNTASAPGHSTADMATSGTFDMNFTPLLPSQLLLGSPFQPGTPSAFTSPQFTNFGGFSQPNAPAHPQNPQNQIGSPTQGTQNGLYSGMMPADGMGNQQYMNGPQSPINGSMGGLGNAAFGSPAASVTPGLLSGTSRTVYLGNIPAETSAEEILNHVRSGQIESVRLLPDKNCAFISFLDSNSATHFHSDAILKKLAIKGNDIKVGWGKPSQVPTSVALAVQQSGASRNVYLGNLPEEMSEDELREELGKFGPIDTVKIVKEKAIGFIHFLSISHAMKAVTQLPQEAKWQAPKRVFYGKDRCAYVSKTQQQNAAQFLGIAPGYAHILNSADRDLITNALAQQSVAAAAVATTAGGVNNLGNRTIYLGNIHPETTIEEICNVVRGGLLHHIRYIPDKHICFVTFIDPTSAASFYALSNLQGLMIHNRRLKIGWGKHSGPLPPAIALAVSGGASRNVYVGNLDETWPEDRLRQDFSEYGEIELVNTLREKSCAFVNFTNIANAIKAIEGMRNREEYRRFKINFGKDRCGNPPRQTGSQPNRNGAGIDGPQSPSPALNGFHQNLSQSGSQSSPTHPALSPAPGSTGSQNGQRHHPLQTVSSPSGVLNVGANNPLTMYLNQMSAQQTQEQENRLNDPMSLAALQSQSQPRPPTPQPLYNGSSPDELTNGSSIEPPMHQHKPSANGYLNVSTGPSGPGHHATASTSSLSVPRAQHSRAVSLPSFSQEPFGPVSQPGHGRPGISHGPQASFSSFTSALGGLNHSGFGLAIQNDNHLPGWAEEEIGAK; encoded by the coding sequence GACCTCACGGACCGACATTCTCGCCGCGCCAATATTCCTACCTTCAACACCGCCTCCGCGCCGGGTCACTCCACCGCCGATATGGCCACCTCCGGGACCTTCGATATGAACTTTACCccccttcttccctctcAGCTGCTCCTTGGCAGTCCCTTCCAGCCTGGAACCCCTTCCGCTTTTACTTCGCCGCAGTTTACCAACTTTGGtggtttctctcagcccaatGCGCCCGCACATCCTCAGAACCCCCAGAACCAGATCGGAAGTCCGACACAGGGTACGCAAAACGGTCTATACTCGGGAATGATGCCGGCCGACGGCATGGGTAACCAGCAGTACATGAATGGTCCGCAGTCGCCCATTAACGGCAGTATGGGAGGTTTGGGAAATGCCGCCTTTGGAAGTCCCGCGGCGTCGGTCACCCCGGGCCTTTTGTCGGGAACGAGCCGAACCGTGTACCTGGGTAACATTCCCGCCGAAACGTCCGCTGAAGAGATCCTCAACCACGTCCGCAGCGGCCAGATCGAGTCGGTTCGCCTCCTCCCTGACAAGAACTGTGCCTTCATTTCCTTCCTCGACAGCAACTCAGCCACCCACTTCCATTCCGACGCGATCTTGAAGAAGCTTGCAATCAAGGGTAATGATATCAAGGTCGGCTGGGGGAAGCCTTCGCAAGTCCCCACGTCCGTGGCGCTCGCAGTGCAGCAGTCTGGCGCATCGCGCAACGTCTACCTTGGTAACCTGCCCGAAGAAATGAGCGAGGATGAGCTGCGGGAGGAGCTAGGCAAGTTCGGTCCCATCGATACCGTGAAGATCGTCAAGGAGAAGGCCATCGGATTCATTCACTTCCTGTCCATCAGTCACGCAATGAAAGCCGTGACCCAGTTGCCCCAGGAGGCCAAGTGGCAGGCTCCTAAGCGGGTCTTCTACGGCAAGGACCGCTGCGCCTACGTGTCCAAGACGCAACAGCAGAACGCCGCCCAGTTTCTGGGGATTGCGCCGGGATATGCGCATATCCTCAACTCCGCTGACCGCGATCTGATCACGAACGCTCTCGCCCAGCAGTCTGTTGCGGCGGCCGCCGTCGCCACGACCGCTGGAGGAGTGAACAACCTAGGCAACCGCACCATCTACCTTGGAAATATTCACCCCGAGACCACCATCGAGGAGATCTGTAACGTGGTTCGCGGTGGTCTGCTACACCACATTCGTTACATTCCCGACAAGCACATCTGCTTCGTTACCTTCATTGACCCGACCTCCGCCGCCTCTTTCTACGCACTGAGCAACCTGCAAGGTCTGATGATCCACAACCGTCGGTTGAAGATTGGCTGGGGCAAGCACTCAGGTCCTCTCCCGCCGGCCATCGCCCTGGCTGTCAGCGGTGGTGCCTCGCGTAACGTGTATGTCGGCAACCTGGACGAGACCTGGCCTGAGGACCGCCTCCGCCAGGACTTCTCGGAATACGGCGAGATTGAGCTGGTCAACACGCTTCGCGAGAAGAGCTGTGCTTTTGTCAACTTCACCAACATTGCTAATGCCATCAAAGCTATTGAAGGCATGCGCAACCGTGAAGAGTATCGCCGGTTCAAAATCAACTTCGGCAAGGATCGCTGTGGAAACCCACCGCGCCAGACCGGTTCCCAGCCTAACCGCAATGGAGCCGGCATTGACGGTCCGCAATCGCCATCGCCAGCGCTCAACGGCTTCCACCAGAATCTCAGCCAGTCCGGCTCGCAGTCCAGCCCCACACACCCTGCGCTGTCGCCAGCGCCGGGCTCGACCGGCTCTCAGAACGGACAACGCCACCACCCGTTGCAGACAGTGTCGTCGCCATCCGGGGTTCTGAACGTGGGTGCCAACAACCCGTTGACTATGTACCTGAACCAAATGTCCGCTCAGCAGACACAGGAGCAGGAGAACCGACTGAATGACCCGATGTCCTTGGCGGCTCTGCAATCCCAATCGCAGCCCCGGCCTCCGACCCCGCAGCCGCTGTACAACGGTTCCAGCCCGGATGAGCTTACCAATGGCAGCAGCATCGAACCCCCGATGCATCAGCACAAGCCATCCGCCAACGGGTATTTGAACGTCTCCACTGGCCCCTCGGGACCCGGTCACCATGCTACTGCAAGCACCAGTAGTTTGAGCGTGCCTCGTGCGCAGCACTCGCGGGCTGTTAGTTTGCCTTCGTTCTCCCAGGAGCCATTTGGTCCCGTGTCCCAACCCGGACACGGCCGTCCAGGCATCTCCCACGGACCGCAAGCTAGCTTCTCCAGCTTTACCTCTGCTTTGGGTGGACTTAACCACTCTGGCTTTGGCCTGGCCATCCAGAACGACAACCACCTTCCCGGCtgggctgaagaagaaattggTGCCAAATAA
- a CDS encoding uncharacterized protein (COG:S;~EggNog:ENOG410PYN6;~InterPro:IPR024368;~PFAM:PF12855), with the protein MRQVSPPSMTQSTAHTLHPSPFSSSHHHQHRRTPSNGSKLRAVRPALHRRGTTNYSIHKLGSGQAKQSVSVDDDCETEMAASFLNFCAMCERQITVPDNSLLYCSERCRRKDSCKPLSASCPSTASMPLSTSPPTSPPMSPRAIVAPMTPTRRPSAGIRIPGEHHDAKTDLDPTEWKPVIPMGSLPNGLSTLATSEAWHYLSQFHDEPMTPMRRPRAIHRTSTTSLSALSAPSASGITLPALTSTPSTVASSFSSNASDAPGLLHEPIHNRPLPPRHSSSNVAKGVQLVVPHVKTSAEDVTAPDMSDHGSIFPASSSIWNGSDKTLTRA; encoded by the exons ATGAGACAAGTCTCACCGCCATCCATGACTCAAAGCACCGCTCACACCCTCCATCCCTCtcccttctcctcctctcatcatcatcaacaccGCCGCACTCCGTCTAATGGTTCCAAGTTGAGAGCTGTCCGGCCCGCTCTACATCGTCGAGGCACAACTAATTACTCTATACACAAGCTGGGTTCCGGTCAGGCAAAGCAGTCAGTCAGTGTCGACGACGATTGCGAGACGGAAATGGCGGCCAGCTTCCTCAATTTCTG TGCCATGTGCGAGAGACAGATTACTGTACCGGACAATTCTCTTCTGTACTGTAGTGAACG CTGCCGCCGCAAAGACTCTTGCAAACCATTGTCGGCTTCTTGCCCCTCTACTGCCTCCATGCCTCTCTCTACCTCGCCTCCGACCTCTCCTCCCATGTCACCGCGGGCCATCGTGGCTCCCATGACACCCACCCGCAGACCCAGTGCTGGCATCCGGATACCTGGCGAACACCACGATGCCAAGACAGATCTTGACCCAACCGAATGGAAGCCGGTAATACCAATGGGCTCTCTGCCCAATGGTCTCAGCACCTTGGCGACGTCCGAAGCTTGGCACTATTTGTCTCAGTTTCACGATGAGCCCATGACGCCCATGCGCCGACCTCGTGCTATCCACCGCACCTCGACGACCAGCTTGTCCGCGTTGAGTGCACCGAGTGCGTCCGGAATCACTCTGCCGGCTTTGACCAGCACCCCATCCACGGTCGCCTCGTCCTTTAGCAGCAACGCGTCAGACGCTCCGGGGCTGTTACACGAGCCCATTCATAATCGCCCGTTACCACCTCGTCATAGTAGCTCCAATGTTGCCAAGGGTGTGCAACTTGTGGTACCCCACGTGAAAACTTCGGCTGAGGATGTCACGGCGCCTGACATGTCGGATCACGGGTCTATCTTCCCTGCTAGCAGTTCAATCTGGAATGGATCCGACAAGACTCTGACCAGAGcttga
- a CDS encoding putative signal transducer (COG:S;~EggNog:ENOG410PM2F;~InterPro:IPR013272,IPR008895;~PFAM:PF05764;~go_component: GO:0005634 - nucleus [Evidence IEA];~go_process: GO:0006338 - chromatin remodeling [Evidence IEA];~go_process: GO:0006355 - regulation of transcription, DNA-templated [Evidence IEA];~go_process: GO:0043486 - histone exchange [Evidence IEA]), which produces MAEDSVTQSASDTERVESLIQGRAKRSTAGRHMSALLNAEADDDLALLFEEVEDDNEFYEDVDPDAGEDDDVLESSSDDEDQGPNAQDEDFEGEKELQKEAKAEKKRKKQQETFNLQTLRKRVKIDPAAVQSQTEPAPRPKKKSERISWIPTVEDGPTRSSSRRQTMQNKEVTHARLKDSEEKRVRLIATMEEAAKRKARFKPKEMTQAERLAEAERVEKQNSKSLNRWEEMEKRKADERLAKIEALQNRRLEGPVISYWSGLATWVNGRLTRVGNVDVIQKQKQDKEEKAKKSKKAVEKDDKNGHGMKPLPMTEVEISTSGLAPVPAPANAQGPVSGEGNASKQDQAPPNEQGDLSTIQAQTQTQTNGQANGESGDKTQEESALTVMEGPTDNPAAQPSTEASNNVPDNGNPANGVSDQKPVTGTEPPPAKDIPKGSTDNATEAPKGDPMDIDQKPEESEKEPGPETTQPSEASKAVPAGQVEEIKPDATPQEAPLSAPAQATPQIGTSAPAVAAAPAEITSAEGVPMPTPQEQLAPEFHMDQQQPVAADEGGSGSGIPAPPPTIEQTGRTLTILENFDDKTAYSREFNIYFNAKKPPRLAKISSSLCVITSLPSRYRDPETSLPFANAYAHKEIRNTVDQRYAWSPMLGCYVGPVGVAARGVPERFLGSSQTDAEGLSN; this is translated from the exons ATGGCAGAAGATAGCGTCACCCAGTCCGCTTCAGATACGGAGAGAGTGGAATCTCTCATCCAAGGCCGCGCAAAACGAAGCACCGCAGGGCGACACATGTCCGCCCTTCTCAACGCCGAAGCCGACGATGATCTAGCCCTCCTATTCGAAGAAGTCGAAGACGACAACGAATTCTACGAAGATGTAGACCCCGATGCCGGCGAAGATGACGACGTACTTGAATCCTCCTCCGATGACGAAGACCAGGGGCCCAACGCCCAAGACGAGGATTTTGAAGGAGAGAAGGAACTACAAAAGGAGGCCAAggcggagaagaagcgaAAGAAACAGCAGGAGACTTTCAATCTGCAAACACTGCGGAAAAGAGTCAAGATTGATCCTGCTGCTGTGCAGTCGCAGACGGAACCCGCTCCTCGGCCGAAGAAGAAATCGGAGCGGATTTCGTGGATCCCTACGGTTGAAGATGGGCCTACGCGGTCGTCGTCGCGTCGTCAGACTATGCAGAATAAGGAGGTTACTCATGCGCGGTTGAAAGATAGCGAAGAGAAGCGTGTTCGGTTGATCGCTACGATGGAGGAAGCGGCTAAGAGGAAGGCAAGATTTAAGCCAAAGGAGATGACACAGGCCGAGCGGTTGGCTGAAGCAGAGCGCGTGGAAAAACAGAACAGCAAGAGTCTGAACCGGtgggaggagatggagaagagaaaggcgGATGAAAGACTTGCGAAGATTGAAGCTCTTCAGAACCGGCGTCTTGAAGGGCCTGTTATATCCTACTGGAGTGGTTTGGCTACGTGGGTTAATGGCCGCCTGACGCGCGTTGGAAACGTGGATGTTATACAAAAGCAAAAACAGGAtaaggaagagaaagcgaagaagagcaagaaggcCGTTGAGAAGGATGATAAGAACGGGCATGGAATGAAGCCTTTGCCAATGACAGAAGTCGAGATTTCCACGTCGGGACTTGCCCCTGTGCCCGCTCCCGCAAATGCGCAGGGGCCGGTATCTGGCGAAGGCAATGCTTCGAAGCAAGATCAGGCCCCACCAAATGAGCAAGGTGATCTTAGCACGATTCAAGCTCAGACTCAGACTCAAACAAACGGCCAGGCAAACGGAGAAAGTGGCGATAAGACCCAGGAAGAGTCGGCACTGACAGTGATGGAGGGGCCTACAGATAATCCCGCCGCTCAACCATCTACAGAAGCAAGTAATAATGTTCCAGATAACGGTAACCCGGCCAATGGAGTTTCGGATCAGAAACCAGTAACAGGCACTGAGCCACCACCTGCAAAAGATATCCCTAAAGGATCAACTGATAATGCAACAGAAGCACCTAAAGGAGATCCAATGGACATCGATCAAAAACCAGAAGAATCGGAAAAGGAACCCGGTCCAGAGACAACACAACCGTCAGAAGCATCGAAGGCTGTACCCGCGGGGCAAGTGGAGGAGATCAAGCCAGATGCTACCCCTCAAGAGGCACCActatctgcaccagctcaGGCAACACCTCAGATAGGGACTTCTGCACCGGCGGTTGCTGCGGCACCAGCCGAGATCACATCGGCTGAAGGCGTGCCGATGCCAACACCACAGGAACAACTGGCTCCTGAATTTCACATGGATCAACAGCAGCCCGTGGCAGCAGATGAGGGGGGATCAGGGTCGGGGATCCCGGCGCCACCGCCGACGATAGAGCAGACGGGAAGGACCCTTACCATTCTGGAAAATTTCGACGATAAGACGGCATACAGTCGGGAGTTTAATATCTATTTCAATGCGAAGAAACCGCCTAGACTTGCCA AAATCTCGTCGTCACTGTGCGTGATTACGTCTCTGCCATCACGATATCGCGATCCAGAGACATCCCTCCCATTTGCCAATGCATATGCACACAAGGAGATCCGCAACACGGTCGACCAGCGGTATGCCTGGAGTCCAATGCTGGGCTGCTATGTTGGACCGGTGGGGGTAGCAGCGCGGGGCGTCCCGGAGCGATTTCTGGGATCGTCTCAGACCGATGCTGAGGGGCTGTCGAATTAA